A genomic region of Clavibacter michiganensis subsp. insidiosus contains the following coding sequences:
- a CDS encoding glycerol-3-phosphate dehydrogenase/oxidase, whose protein sequence is MTTSKKTDLRDNVARIHDRPSAKVLVIGGGINGIATFRDLALQGVDVVLVERADYGSGASAASSHMIHGGIRYLENGEFRLVRESVEERNGLIRIAPHYVKPLQTTMPIFSTFSGILNAPLRMLTHKQRSTKERGALLISVGMTLYDSFSRDGGSVPRHRFRIGKAAREDMPALNKDVKFTGTYYDASVHEPERLALDVLKDGLAAGDHARSANYLEAVGVADGGVKLRDVISGTEFVVKADVVVNASGPWTDLTNEAMGGDTKFMGGTKGSHIVVDNAELLEATKGREIFFENNDGRIVLIYPLKGRVLIGTTDIDADPSEPAVCTEDEVDYFFDLVKHVFPQIELNRDHIVYRYSGIRPLPRHEDTAPGFVSRDYRIVETEIAGLSGSKVLSLVGGKWTTFRALSAHLSTEATTRLGVERSVDTTGMPIGGGKDFPSSSTARARWIATQAARSEGIGTEQVDRLLNRYGTRATSVIDVLSGQPSTPLTTDPQLTRAEIAYFATHEDAVHLADVVLRRTNLAFVGGVTHDMLAEIADVLQDALGWTGEERDAEIQDTVDTLLTYHGVDVGATKVAADATVTEFAN, encoded by the coding sequence GTGACCACGTCGAAGAAGACCGACCTGCGGGACAACGTCGCCCGCATCCACGACCGCCCGAGCGCGAAGGTGCTCGTCATCGGCGGCGGCATCAACGGCATCGCGACGTTCCGCGACCTCGCGCTCCAGGGCGTCGACGTCGTCCTCGTCGAGCGCGCCGACTACGGCTCGGGCGCCTCGGCGGCGAGCTCGCACATGATCCACGGCGGCATCCGCTACCTCGAGAACGGCGAGTTCCGCCTCGTCCGCGAGTCCGTCGAGGAGCGCAACGGCCTCATCCGCATCGCGCCCCACTACGTGAAGCCGCTGCAGACGACCATGCCGATCTTCTCCACCTTCTCCGGCATCCTCAACGCGCCCCTGCGCATGCTGACCCACAAGCAGCGCTCCACCAAGGAGCGCGGCGCCCTCCTCATCAGCGTCGGCATGACGCTCTACGACTCCTTCTCCCGCGACGGCGGCTCGGTCCCGCGCCACCGCTTCCGCATCGGCAAGGCCGCCCGCGAGGACATGCCCGCCCTCAACAAGGACGTCAAGTTCACCGGCACCTACTACGACGCCTCCGTGCACGAGCCCGAGCGCCTCGCGCTCGACGTGCTCAAGGACGGCCTGGCCGCGGGCGACCACGCGCGCAGCGCCAACTACCTCGAGGCCGTGGGCGTCGCGGACGGCGGGGTGAAGCTGCGCGACGTGATCTCCGGCACCGAGTTCGTCGTGAAGGCCGACGTCGTCGTCAACGCGTCTGGCCCCTGGACCGACCTCACCAACGAGGCCATGGGCGGGGACACGAAGTTCATGGGCGGGACCAAGGGCTCGCACATCGTCGTCGACAACGCCGAGCTCCTCGAGGCCACCAAGGGCCGCGAGATCTTCTTCGAGAACAACGACGGCCGCATCGTCCTCATCTACCCGCTCAAGGGCCGCGTCCTCATCGGCACGACGGACATCGACGCGGACCCGAGCGAGCCGGCCGTCTGCACCGAGGACGAGGTCGACTACTTCTTCGACCTCGTCAAGCACGTCTTCCCGCAGATCGAGCTCAACCGCGACCACATCGTGTACCGCTACTCGGGCATCCGCCCGCTGCCGCGCCACGAGGACACGGCGCCCGGCTTCGTGTCGCGCGACTACCGCATCGTCGAGACCGAGATCGCGGGCCTGTCCGGCAGCAAGGTGCTGAGCCTGGTCGGCGGCAAGTGGACGACGTTCCGCGCGCTGTCCGCGCACCTCTCCACGGAGGCCACCACGCGCCTCGGCGTCGAGCGCTCGGTCGACACGACCGGCATGCCCATCGGCGGCGGCAAGGACTTCCCGTCCTCCAGCACCGCCCGGGCCCGCTGGATCGCGACGCAGGCCGCGCGTTCCGAGGGCATCGGCACCGAGCAGGTCGACCGCCTGCTCAACCGCTACGGCACCCGCGCCACGAGCGTCATCGACGTCCTCTCCGGACAGCCGTCGACGCCGCTCACGACCGACCCGCAGCTGACGCGCGCCGAGATCGCGTACTTCGCCACGCACGAGGACGCGGTGCACCTCGCCGACGTCGTCCTCCGTCGCACGAACCTCGCGTTCGTCGGCGGCGTGACCCACGACATGCTCGCGGAGATCGCGGACGTCCTCCAGGACGCGCTCGGCTGGACCGGCGAGGAGCGCGACGCGGAGATCCAGGACACCGTCGACACGCTGCTGACGTACCACGGCGTCGATGTCGGCGCCACGAAGGTCGCGGCCGACGCGACCGTCACGGAGTTCGCGAACTAG
- a CDS encoding SOS response-associated peptidase translates to MCGRFVVARATADLVGEWAVDDVEGDDPVPSWNVAPTTTVRMVADRHPHGDPGGDVRRVVTGARWGIVPPWAKAVQGAPLINARVETVTERPTFRRAVLTRRAVVPADGYYEWQATASGKQPVYLHAEDERPLAFAAVYEHWRDPAVPDGEPGAWLRSLAIITSAASDALGHIHDRTPVVVPRDRLDDWLDAGTTAVDDVRHLLGSLPEPHLVPRLVSTRVNSVRNDGPDLVAPVDDAPADGGQPTLL, encoded by the coding sequence ATGTGCGGGAGATTCGTGGTGGCGCGGGCGACGGCCGACCTCGTCGGGGAATGGGCGGTCGACGACGTCGAGGGCGACGACCCGGTCCCCTCGTGGAACGTCGCCCCGACGACCACGGTCCGCATGGTCGCCGACCGGCATCCGCACGGCGACCCGGGCGGCGACGTCCGCCGCGTCGTGACCGGCGCCCGGTGGGGGATCGTCCCGCCGTGGGCGAAGGCCGTGCAGGGGGCGCCGCTCATCAACGCGCGCGTCGAGACGGTCACCGAGAGGCCGACGTTCCGCAGGGCCGTGCTCACACGGCGGGCCGTCGTGCCGGCGGACGGGTACTACGAGTGGCAGGCCACCGCGTCCGGGAAGCAGCCGGTCTACCTGCACGCGGAGGACGAGCGCCCGCTGGCGTTCGCCGCCGTGTACGAGCACTGGCGGGATCCGGCCGTCCCGGACGGGGAGCCCGGCGCATGGCTGCGGAGCCTCGCGATCATCACGTCCGCGGCGAGCGACGCGCTCGGGCACATCCACGACCGCACCCCCGTGGTCGTGCCGCGCGACCGCCTGGACGACTGGCTGGACGCGGGCACGACGGCCGTCGACGACGTGCGGCACCTGCTGGGCTCGCTGCCGGAGCCGCACCTCGTGCCGCGGCTCGTGTCGACGCGCGTCAACAGCGTGCGGAACGACGGGCCCGACCTCGTCGCGCCCGTCGATGACGCGCCCGCGGACGGCGGGCAGCCGACGCTCCTCTGA
- a CDS encoding sugar-binding transcriptional regulator — translation MVDGIAHERTQDALRAAHLYYMQDLTMEAIARELGTSRSSVSRLLSFARETGLVDIQIRSPLDLATVLGEQLHERYGVVAHVVPVPDQTSDVDRVDRVALSAARMLTQYVDSNMVVGVAWGSTVSAVSRYLVPKPTHNTLVVQLNGAGNVRTTGIMYASEILRRFGQAYGATVQQFPVPAFFDDPATKQALWRERSTKRVLELQERMDMVLFGVGSPVALVPSHVYSGGYLERSDQRALDADGVVGDVSTVFFREDGSSADIAINARASGPDLATIRRAPRRVCVVAGASKVRSVRGALAAGLVTDVVLDEGTARALLA, via the coding sequence ATGGTCGACGGCATCGCGCACGAGCGCACCCAGGACGCCCTCCGTGCGGCGCACCTCTACTACATGCAGGACCTCACGATGGAGGCGATCGCGCGCGAGCTCGGCACGAGCCGCTCGTCGGTGTCGCGCCTCCTCTCCTTCGCCCGGGAGACGGGGCTCGTCGACATCCAGATCCGCTCGCCGCTCGACCTGGCGACGGTGCTGGGGGAGCAGCTGCACGAGCGCTACGGCGTGGTCGCGCACGTGGTGCCGGTGCCGGACCAGACGAGCGACGTCGACCGCGTCGACCGGGTGGCCCTCTCCGCTGCACGGATGCTCACCCAGTACGTCGACTCGAACATGGTCGTCGGCGTCGCGTGGGGCTCCACGGTGAGCGCGGTGAGCCGCTACCTCGTGCCGAAGCCGACGCACAACACGCTCGTGGTGCAGCTCAACGGGGCCGGCAACGTGCGCACCACCGGGATCATGTACGCGAGCGAGATCCTCCGCCGGTTCGGCCAGGCGTACGGCGCGACCGTGCAGCAGTTCCCGGTGCCGGCGTTCTTCGACGACCCGGCGACCAAGCAGGCGCTGTGGCGCGAGCGGAGCACGAAGCGCGTGCTCGAGCTGCAGGAGAGGATGGACATGGTGCTGTTCGGCGTCGGATCCCCGGTCGCCCTCGTGCCCAGCCACGTCTACTCGGGCGGCTACCTGGAGCGGTCCGACCAGCGGGCGCTCGACGCCGACGGCGTCGTGGGCGACGTGTCCACCGTCTTCTTCCGCGAGGACGGCTCGTCGGCCGACATCGCGATCAACGCGCGGGCGAGCGGGCCGGATCTCGCGACCATCCGCAGGGCGCCGCGGCGCGTGTGCGTGGTCGCCGGCGCGTCCAAGGTCCGCAGCGTGCGGGGCGCGCTCGCCGCGGGGCTCGTGACCGACGTCGTGCTCGACGAGGGGACGGCGCGCGCGCTGCTCGCGTGA
- the dhaL gene encoding dihydroxyacetone kinase subunit DhaL, with product MALGTDWVVAWITEAARVVADQRGELITLDREIGDGDHGENLDRGFGAVTEKLAGLASDAAPADALKTVATTLISTVGGASGPLLGTAYLKASAAVAGRADLDASAIADLLEAAVGGIVLRGKAERGEKTMVDAWGPAAEAARAAADAGSSPADALEAAADAAARGAEATEPLVARKGRASYLGDRAIGHRDPGAQSSAFILRAAAATARAAEGAAS from the coding sequence ATGGCACTCGGGACCGACTGGGTCGTCGCCTGGATCACGGAGGCGGCGCGCGTCGTCGCTGACCAGCGCGGCGAGCTCATCACGCTGGACCGCGAGATCGGCGACGGCGACCACGGCGAGAACCTCGACCGCGGCTTCGGGGCCGTCACGGAGAAGCTGGCGGGCCTGGCGTCCGACGCCGCGCCCGCCGACGCGCTGAAGACCGTCGCCACCACGTTGATCTCCACCGTCGGCGGCGCGTCCGGCCCGCTGCTCGGCACGGCCTACCTCAAGGCCTCCGCGGCCGTCGCGGGCCGCGCCGACCTCGACGCGTCCGCGATCGCCGACCTCCTCGAGGCGGCGGTGGGCGGCATCGTCCTGCGCGGCAAGGCGGAGCGCGGCGAAAAGACGATGGTGGACGCGTGGGGTCCCGCCGCCGAGGCCGCGCGTGCGGCCGCCGACGCGGGATCGAGCCCGGCCGACGCCCTGGAGGCCGCCGCCGACGCCGCCGCGCGCGGGGCGGAGGCGACGGAGCCGCTCGTGGCCCGCAAGGGACGCGCGTCCTACCTGGGGGACCGCGCCATCGGGCACCGGGATCCGGGCGCGCAGTCGTCCGCGTTCATCCTGCGCGCCGCGGCCGCGACGGCCCGCGCCGCCGAGGGGGCCGCGTCGTGA
- a CDS encoding YchJ family protein gives MTRLSPDAPLSTPDDDAWCPCTSGDPYGACCGPLHRGDAEAPTAERLMRSRFSAYARGDASYLARSWHPSTRPAEIDLDPSVRWFRLTIHRTALGGPDDATGVVDFEAAFRHDGERGSQREASRFVRQAGSWVYLDAL, from the coding sequence ATGACGCGCCTCTCCCCCGACGCCCCGTTGTCGACGCCCGACGACGACGCCTGGTGCCCGTGCACGAGCGGCGATCCGTACGGCGCCTGCTGCGGTCCGCTGCACCGGGGAGACGCGGAGGCGCCGACCGCCGAGCGGCTGATGCGCTCACGGTTCTCCGCCTACGCCCGCGGCGACGCGTCGTATCTCGCGCGCAGCTGGCACCCGTCGACGCGCCCCGCGGAGATCGACCTCGACCCGTCCGTCCGCTGGTTCCGGCTCACGATCCACCGCACGGCGCTCGGCGGGCCCGACGACGCGACGGGCGTCGTCGACTTCGAGGCGGCGTTCCGGCACGACGGCGAGCGCGGCAGCCAGCGGGAGGCGAGCCGCTTCGTCCGGCAGGCGGGATCCTGGGTCTACCTCGACGCCCTCTGA
- a CDS encoding mycothiol transferase, whose amino-acid sequence MIPATDLLVDAYGRIAEIVRDAVDGLGADDLAFRPDPEANSVGWLVWHLARVQDAQVADVASRDQTWTAGGWAGRFALPFDETATGYGQPPEDVASLEGVTAELLLGYLDAVQAATLSYLAGLDAAELDRVVDEDWTPPVTLGARLVSVLSDDLQHAGQVSYLAGLVARRR is encoded by the coding sequence ATGATCCCCGCCACCGACCTGCTCGTGGACGCCTACGGGCGCATCGCCGAGATCGTCCGCGACGCCGTCGACGGCCTCGGCGCCGACGACCTCGCCTTCCGTCCGGATCCCGAGGCCAACTCCGTCGGCTGGCTCGTCTGGCACCTCGCCCGCGTGCAGGACGCCCAGGTCGCCGACGTCGCCAGCCGGGACCAGACGTGGACGGCCGGGGGATGGGCGGGGCGCTTCGCCCTCCCGTTCGACGAGACGGCGACCGGGTACGGGCAGCCGCCCGAGGACGTCGCATCGCTCGAGGGCGTCACCGCGGAGCTGCTGCTCGGATACCTCGACGCCGTGCAGGCGGCCACGCTGTCCTACCTCGCCGGGCTCGACGCCGCGGAGCTCGACCGCGTGGTCGACGAGGACTGGACCCCGCCCGTGACGCTCGGCGCCCGCCTCGTCAGCGTGCTCTCCGACGACCTGCAGCATGCCGGCCAGGTGTCCTACCTCGCGGGCCTCGTGGCCCGTCGCCGCTGA
- the dhaK gene encoding dihydroxyacetone kinase subunit DhaK, whose translation MKKLINEPRAVADEAVQGFAAAHPDLVVLSADPLFVRRADATRPGRVALVSGGGSGHEPLHAGFVGHGMLDAAVPGPVFTSPTPDPVVAATLAVDGGAGVLQIVKNYTGDVLNFETAAELAEAEGVRVRTVVVDDDVAVTDSLYTAGRRGVAGTVLVERIAGAAAERGDDLDAVAAIAERVVGQVRSMGVAIRACTVPHAGEPSFALEDDEMEIGIGIHGEPGRVKLPLEPVDAIVERLLDPVLEDLGAPAGSRVLLMVNGMGATPLSELYIAYRRAAAVLEEAGLTVARSLVGDYVTALDMEGLSLTVLLLDDELVDLWDSPVQTAALRWGR comes from the coding sequence GTGAAGAAGCTGATCAACGAACCGAGGGCGGTGGCCGACGAGGCCGTCCAGGGCTTCGCCGCCGCCCACCCCGACCTGGTCGTCCTGAGCGCCGACCCGCTCTTCGTCCGGCGCGCGGACGCCACCCGACCCGGGCGCGTCGCCCTCGTCAGCGGCGGCGGCAGCGGGCACGAGCCGCTGCACGCCGGGTTCGTGGGCCACGGCATGCTCGACGCCGCCGTGCCCGGACCGGTGTTCACGAGCCCGACCCCGGATCCCGTCGTCGCCGCCACCCTCGCCGTGGACGGCGGGGCGGGCGTGCTGCAGATCGTGAAGAACTACACGGGCGACGTCCTCAACTTCGAGACCGCGGCCGAGCTCGCGGAGGCGGAGGGCGTGCGGGTGCGGACGGTGGTGGTCGACGACGACGTCGCGGTCACCGACTCCCTGTACACGGCCGGCCGCCGCGGGGTCGCGGGCACCGTGCTCGTGGAGCGCATCGCGGGCGCCGCCGCGGAGCGCGGGGACGACCTCGACGCCGTGGCCGCGATCGCCGAGCGGGTGGTCGGGCAGGTGCGGAGCATGGGCGTCGCCATCCGCGCGTGCACCGTCCCGCACGCCGGCGAGCCGAGCTTCGCGCTGGAGGACGACGAGATGGAGATCGGCATCGGGATCCACGGCGAGCCCGGCCGCGTCAAGCTGCCCCTCGAGCCGGTGGACGCCATCGTGGAGCGCCTCCTCGACCCGGTGCTCGAGGACCTCGGCGCGCCGGCCGGCAGCCGCGTGCTGCTGATGGTGAACGGGATGGGCGCGACGCCGCTGTCCGAGCTCTACATCGCGTACCGTCGCGCGGCCGCCGTGCTCGAGGAGGCCGGCCTGACGGTCGCCCGCAGCCTCGTGGGAGACTACGTCACGGCCCTCGACATGGAGGGACTGTCCCTCACGGTGCTCCTGCTCGACGACGAGCTCGTCGACCTGTGGGACTCGCCCGTGCAGACCGCCGCGCTGCGGTGGGGGAGGTAG
- the dhaM gene encoding dihydroxyacetone kinase phosphoryl donor subunit DhaM, translating into MSVGIVLVSHSALIAHGLVDLARQMAPTIALVPAGGSGDGTRDDAGIGTSFDVVSAALAEAEGGDGVVVLADLGSAYLTAETAVDLLDEDAAARVLVVRAPLVEGAVAAAVAAETGSSLEDVAAAAASAVGADAAEDADAGLAPDPRADGTEPAPAGGSGTVRGEATLVNRDGLHARPAADFVTRASAYSAAVTVNGQNAASLLGVMALGLTRGAHVVIEATGDDAEEAVTALVELIESGFGEA; encoded by the coding sequence GTGAGCGTCGGCATCGTCCTCGTCTCCCACAGCGCCCTCATCGCGCACGGGCTCGTCGACCTCGCCCGCCAGATGGCGCCGACCATCGCGCTCGTGCCGGCGGGCGGATCCGGCGATGGCACGCGCGACGACGCGGGCATCGGCACCAGCTTCGACGTCGTCTCCGCGGCGCTCGCCGAGGCGGAGGGCGGCGACGGCGTCGTCGTGCTCGCCGACCTCGGATCCGCGTACCTCACGGCCGAGACCGCGGTCGACCTGCTCGACGAGGATGCCGCCGCACGCGTCCTCGTGGTGCGCGCGCCGCTGGTGGAGGGCGCGGTCGCCGCCGCGGTCGCCGCCGAGACGGGCAGCTCCCTCGAGGACGTGGCCGCGGCCGCCGCCTCGGCCGTGGGCGCGGACGCCGCGGAGGACGCCGACGCGGGCCTCGCGCCGGATCCCCGCGCCGACGGCACCGAGCCCGCACCGGCTGGCGGGTCGGGCACCGTCCGCGGCGAGGCGACCCTGGTCAACCGCGACGGCCTGCACGCGCGTCCCGCCGCCGACTTCGTCACGCGCGCTTCGGCCTACTCCGCGGCCGTCACCGTCAACGGGCAGAACGCGGCGTCGCTCCTCGGCGTCATGGCCCTCGGCCTCACCCGCGGCGCGCACGTCGTGATCGAGGCCACGGGCGACGACGCCGAGGAGGCCGTCACCGCGCTGGTCGAGCTGATCGAGTCGGGGTTCGGGGAGGCCTGA
- a CDS encoding glutathione peroxidase — MTHPRLDPIPLTTLQGEDTTFGAYADKVVLVVNVASRCGLAPQYEKLEQLQRTYGERGFTVIGFPSNQFLQELGSAEAIDEYCSTTWGVTFPMMEKVKVNGRSAHPIYAELTKTPDADGKAGRVKWNFEKFVVTPSGAVHRFRPTVEPDAPEIVSLIEAELPA; from the coding sequence ATGACGCATCCCCGGCTCGACCCGATCCCGCTGACCACTCTCCAGGGCGAGGACACCACCTTCGGCGCGTACGCCGACAAGGTCGTGCTCGTCGTCAACGTCGCCTCGCGCTGCGGCCTGGCGCCGCAGTACGAGAAGCTCGAGCAGCTGCAGCGCACCTACGGGGAGCGGGGCTTCACGGTCATCGGCTTCCCGAGCAACCAGTTCCTGCAGGAGCTCGGATCCGCGGAGGCCATCGACGAGTACTGCTCCACCACGTGGGGCGTCACCTTCCCGATGATGGAGAAGGTCAAGGTCAACGGCCGCTCCGCGCACCCCATCTACGCGGAGCTGACGAAGACGCCGGACGCCGACGGGAAGGCCGGCCGCGTGAAGTGGAACTTCGAGAAGTTCGTCGTCACGCCGTCGGGCGCCGTGCACCGCTTCCGCCCCACGGTCGAGCCGGACGCGCCGGAGATCGTGTCGCTCATCGAGGCCGAGCTGCCCGCTTGA
- a CDS encoding MIP/aquaporin family protein, with product MRKRSPPRLDERSEHYAVDLGVIFLSETVGTALLVLLGCGVVANVALIKSKGLAGGTLMVNFGWGLAVFAGVTVSYASGAHLNPAVTLGLLAAGKIEDVASVPVYILAQMVGAIIGAVFCWLAYKQHFDEEPDAATKLGVFSTGPSIRNYAWNLVTEIIGTFVLVIVILGFSLANNPDADAATPAGLSALGAIPVALLVVGIGASLGGPTGYAINPARDLGPRIAHAILPIKGKGSSDWSYAWVPVVGPAIGGVLAGLASYALLPIL from the coding sequence ATGCGGAAGAGGTCGCCCCCGCGCCTCGACGAACGATCGGAGCACTACGCAGTGGATCTTGGAGTCATATTCCTGTCGGAGACGGTGGGCACCGCCCTCCTCGTCCTCCTCGGATGCGGAGTCGTGGCGAACGTCGCGCTCATCAAGTCGAAGGGGCTCGCCGGCGGCACCCTGATGGTCAACTTCGGCTGGGGCCTCGCGGTCTTCGCCGGTGTCACCGTCTCCTACGCGTCCGGCGCGCACCTCAACCCGGCCGTCACGCTCGGCCTCCTCGCCGCCGGCAAGATCGAGGATGTCGCGAGCGTCCCCGTGTACATCCTCGCCCAGATGGTCGGCGCGATCATCGGCGCCGTCTTCTGCTGGCTCGCCTACAAGCAGCACTTCGACGAGGAGCCCGACGCGGCCACCAAGCTCGGCGTCTTCTCGACCGGCCCGTCCATCCGCAACTACGCGTGGAACCTCGTCACCGAGATCATCGGCACGTTCGTGCTCGTCATCGTGATCCTCGGCTTCAGCCTCGCGAACAACCCCGACGCGGACGCGGCCACCCCCGCCGGCCTCTCGGCCCTGGGCGCGATCCCCGTCGCGCTCCTCGTGGTCGGTATCGGCGCGTCCCTCGGCGGGCCGACCGGCTACGCCATCAACCCCGCCCGTGACCTGGGGCCCCGCATCGCGCACGCGATCCTCCCCATCAAGGGCAAGGGCTCGAGCGACTGGTCCTACGCGTGGGTCCCCGTCGTCGGCCCCGCCATCGGCGGTGTCCTCGCCGGCCTCGCGTCCTACGCGCTGCTCCCCATCCTCTAG
- the glpK gene encoding glycerol kinase GlpK codes for MSEKYIVAIDQGTTSTRAIVFDHSGSIVSTGQLEHEQIFPRAGWVEHDPMEIWRNTREVIGQALSKADITRHDVEAVGITNQRETAVVWDRTTGKPVYNAIVWQDTRTQKIVDRLAADGGVERFKPTVGLPLATYFSGTKIVWILENVDGAREKAEAGDLMFGTTDTWVLWNLTGGTDGGVHVTDVTNASRTLFMDLETLQWDDEILTAFDVPRSMLPEIKSSSEVYGQVESSSLLREVPIAGILGDQQAATFGQAAFDQGESKNTYGTGNFLIFNTGTDIIHSQNGLLTTLGYKLGDAEPHYALEGSIAVTGSLVQWMRDNLGLVSSAAEIETLAATVEDNGGVYFVPAFSGLFAPYWRSDARGALVGLTRYVNKGHIARAALEATAFQTREVLDAVNADSGVDLTELKVDGGMIANNLLMQFQADILGVPVVRPVVAETTALGAAYAAGLAVGFWKDLDDLRQNWQEDSRWTPDMDDAERERQLRLWKKAVTKTFDWVDDDVQ; via the coding sequence ATGAGCGAGAAGTACATCGTCGCCATCGACCAGGGCACCACCAGCACGCGGGCCATCGTCTTCGACCACAGCGGATCCATCGTGTCCACCGGCCAGCTCGAGCACGAGCAGATCTTCCCCCGCGCTGGCTGGGTCGAGCACGACCCGATGGAGATCTGGCGCAACACGCGCGAGGTCATCGGCCAGGCGCTGTCCAAGGCCGACATCACGCGCCACGACGTCGAGGCCGTGGGCATCACCAACCAGCGCGAGACCGCCGTCGTGTGGGACCGCACCACGGGCAAGCCCGTCTACAACGCCATCGTCTGGCAGGACACCCGCACCCAGAAGATCGTCGACCGCCTCGCGGCCGACGGCGGCGTCGAGCGCTTCAAGCCCACCGTCGGGCTGCCGCTCGCCACCTACTTCTCGGGCACCAAGATCGTCTGGATCCTCGAGAACGTCGACGGCGCCCGCGAGAAGGCCGAGGCCGGCGACCTCATGTTCGGCACGACCGACACCTGGGTGCTGTGGAACCTCACGGGCGGCACCGACGGCGGCGTGCACGTCACCGACGTGACGAACGCGTCCCGTACGCTCTTCATGGACCTCGAGACGCTCCAGTGGGACGACGAGATCCTCACGGCCTTCGACGTGCCGCGCTCGATGCTCCCCGAGATCAAGAGCTCCTCCGAGGTCTACGGGCAGGTCGAGTCGTCGAGCCTCCTGCGCGAGGTCCCCATCGCGGGCATCCTCGGCGACCAGCAGGCCGCCACGTTCGGCCAGGCCGCGTTCGACCAGGGCGAGTCGAAGAACACGTACGGCACCGGCAACTTCCTGATCTTCAACACCGGCACCGACATCATCCACTCGCAGAACGGCCTCCTCACGACGCTCGGCTACAAGCTGGGCGACGCCGAGCCGCATTACGCGCTCGAGGGATCCATCGCGGTCACGGGCTCGCTCGTGCAGTGGATGCGCGACAACCTCGGCCTGGTGTCGAGCGCCGCGGAGATCGAGACGCTCGCGGCCACGGTCGAGGACAACGGCGGCGTGTACTTCGTCCCCGCCTTCTCGGGCCTCTTCGCGCCGTACTGGCGCTCGGACGCCCGCGGCGCGCTCGTCGGCCTCACGCGCTACGTCAACAAGGGCCACATCGCCCGCGCCGCGCTGGAGGCCACGGCCTTCCAGACGCGCGAGGTTCTCGACGCGGTCAACGCCGACTCGGGCGTCGACCTCACCGAGCTCAAGGTCGACGGCGGCATGATCGCCAACAACCTGCTCATGCAGTTCCAGGCCGACATCCTCGGCGTGCCGGTCGTCCGCCCCGTCGTCGCGGAGACCACCGCGCTCGGCGCCGCGTATGCCGCGGGCCTCGCCGTCGGGTTCTGGAAGGACCTCGACGACCTCCGCCAGAACTGGCAGGAGGACAGCCGCTGGACGCCGGACATGGACGACGCCGAGCGCGAGCGCCAGCTGCGCCTCTGGAAGAAGGCTGTCACGAAGACCTTCGACTGGGTCGACGACGACGTGCAGTAG